The genomic region AACGCAAGTATCCTGTTTCCTGCAAGTATCGAACCCCATCAACTATGAGCAAATTACAGTGATGAAAATTGTTAGAGTCGAAAAATGGCAAGTCTCGCGGATAAAAATCGATGGGGTCTGGGTAGTGAACGACCAAGTAATCCAGGATATCCTGATAGAGCGAGTCATGTTCCTTTATGGAAAAGTGGCGCTTTGACGTTGTTTTCGAATTAACTCTCATTGACTTATCCTGCTCAACGCATGGTAAACATTTTACCTATCCACATACATTTGTATGAGGTCTTAAAGGCGCATCCAATGAGGCATGTAGCGCGGCTCACACTTCCTCTCGCCAAAACCGTGTGCTGTAGTTATTCAGTCCTCGGGTATAAGGGTCTGGCCGCACGTTGAATTCGTTCGGAATCGCGTTGCCGTCGCCACCATCTCTGAAATAATCCCGCACGGAACACAGAGCCGAGAATCTCAAGTTCCTCCATTCACGAGCCAAGCTCTCCTGTTGCTCCTCCTTTAACTTAGAGGCCGTTGGCTTGCGCTTAGTGTACGGCAGCGTATATGTTGGTGCGAGCTTTGCAAAGTGGGAAAACGTAATCGAACGGCGCTTCCATTCAGCCATCACTGACTCTCGCCACTGATAATTTACGCGCACGGTCATCTTCTCAGTAAACGCGTAAGGCCACGCAATGTCATCATCGACATAAAAGAGTTCTCTCTCTTTTCGCTCCACCTCTACTCTTTCTTTCATGCGATAAACTGCTGATGCCAAATCATCTCCCGCTCGGGACGCTTCAAATCTGGTTTCGTCAATCTTCCTGACTGACTTAGCAGCGACATAATTGCGCATTGCCCGCTGAAACTCACCATATGCCGACGAGACATACGGACCGCAGCTAGAAAGGCTAAATTTTGATGAGTCAAGAAGCCTCCTTTCTTCCATGCATCGGTCAATAAACCTTTCCAATTCATCAACGTCAATGGCATCAAGAGCCGCTTGCTCGTGATTGGACGTATAAATCGTTTCCATTTACGATCCCCCATAAGAACTATCTATTTGCTGACAGATATCATGTTTCATGTTGTATCCGCATTCGCTGCGGCCTTAATTAATCTCTTTCTCGGTTAACGCTCGACCGGCGAATTCACGATGCAGCTCAATGCGAACAGCCTCCTGGTCAACAGCACGGCTATCACAAAGGCTTGCCAACTTGTCAAACATCCAGAGCCCTGTACCTTTCCACTCTTGTTGTCCGTTTTTCCCTGAAGCCATTGAGTACGGGTGGGATGTGCGCGTGTCGCGTACCATCTCTGTCATGGGTTGATACAACGCACTCAAGCGCAGTTGCGGGAGTTTTTCGCGCAGAGAAAGCGCAATGCGTAGGCCCTCCCTGTCAAGATCTCCCCAAAAAAGCAGTTGTGGATGTGTTAATAGTTTCGAAATCTGATGAGACGCGCCACTTCGACTTAGCACCTCATATTGGCCTCCCAAAATGCTACCAACCAAACTTCCACCAGCAATGCTGTCTGACATCATGTTTAGTCCATATCCATACGCGGCGATCAAGGTGATGTCCGCATCCAACCCAGCGCGGACGGCTTCCTCATAAGTGGTTGTGTTCTCAATGAGTAAAACCGCTTTGGGATTGGCTGGGCCTGCGACAACTAGATAACGTGGCGTTGAGGGTAGATTAGCTACGCCAAGAATGCGCTTAACATTCTGTGGTAAGCGCTCAAGA from Permianibacter aggregans harbors:
- a CDS encoding Wadjet anti-phage system protein JetD domain-containing protein; this encodes MNELENQLYSWLLRRSSSSETRRIRATNLVNVAANQLHVDFIELREAFRNLRDQGLIDYAPDRLGLPFAGFATVAPRDADCSPSRVAWQHALSRIDLSNELRSALIPLHEMFADLNDEDMISIVAGLHRIQGATCEDNDSFGFSVSAKELLGSSKILERLPQNVKRILGVANLPSTPRYLVVAGPANPKAVLLIENTTTYEEAVRAGLDADITLIAAYGYGLNMMSDSIAGGSLVGSILGGQYEVLSRSGASHQISKLLTHPQLLFWGDLDREGLRIALSLREKLPQLRLSALYQPMTEMVRDTRTSHPYSMASGKNGQQEWKGTGLWMFDKLASLCDSRAVDQEAVRIELHREFAGRALTEKEIN